The segment TACATAAAATAGGTGGTTTTAGGATTTTGATCTTGAATGTTAAAAACGTATTCATTAATATTAAGAGAGCCATACTGAACAAGATTTCTCATTAAATATACCCCGACGATCATATTTTTGGTCTACTAAGTCTACATCAAGGTCTGGAGGTTTTATTATCAACCCATGGGGATTTGTTATAGTAATAGCCATCACAAATTTCAACATCCAGAATCATAACCTCAAAATCCTTAAGTAACTACGCGTAAACGTTTCCCATAAAGTAATAGTTTTCGTCTACTAGGTCTACTTCGAACATCGAGGCGTGGAGGTATCCATAATATTTGTTCGATAGTTTATTATTAACCCATAGGGATTTGTTATAGTATAGCAATCTTAGCACATTCAGACACCCAGGATCATAACCTCAAAATCCTTAAGTAACTACCGGTATATGATACCTGCatcagcctggcaaaaaagagtagacaaTAATAGAGGCACCGTCTTATGTGAACCGCTTTgtatgtggcaactattttgacacttctgtatgagaaaagtaagtgttgctatgacaaaaaaaaatagttccatttctactctttttgccaagctgtatgaAAAATATACCTGATTTCCTACAACCCGCTTCTCAAGGATGGATTAAAAAATATCCCGTTACGTAATAATCAGATGCGTGTTCTCAGCGTTCTTCAAGTACTTGTGTTTCTCCGCGTCGAAGAGAGCCACCAGCCTCTGTGTGAACTCTGCGTGCACTGCATCCACTTCTTCATCGGTGGGGTCCGGGTTCTTCTGGACTTCCATGGGAGTACCGACTGGAAAAAAAACGATTTATGATCAGTCGAAAATACTACTTAGGTAAACTAAGGAGATTAAAAAATCAACGAGGTAATTAAATTCAGTTATCACGATTTGTCGTGTGGCCCACCGCAGAAAGATTAGTCAGTACCAAgtaattttaattgtatgtAAAATAATTCTTCAGGAAAGAGTATCTAAGATCACACAAGGCGAACTCGAAGCAAATCGCGAACCAAATCAAAGATATTGGCCTACGGAACCTACTGAAAAAATCTCACAATAAACTTTGAGATACGATGATAGAATGTGCATGAGCTTTTtttattcaatcaatcaatcatttattgataacagcccctctagcacaacttgccttgtcgcgcgcgagtccatacttgaagtcgcgtttgatgtatggactcgcgcgcgacaaggcaagttgtgctaaagggtcaggagTTACAcgtcattttaacattttacttaATCTAAAATGCCTAATAAACAAGACAACTGCAATATGTCACATGACATTTAGAGTAAATTGTCAAATTACAaggggcctctacgtgttggcttccaaaagtccgggaccccatggtcccgaaaATTTGTAACTGTCAAACAAATAATAAGAAAATCAATAAAGGGGAATAATACGAGATCAAAGTCTAAACCTAATAATAAATACTACTAAGACAAGACTTATGCAATTCAGGCCCTATCAGAAAAAACCTACCGATTTAGCCCCGTTATTAAaagatttaaatataaaagaagaCACTGAAAACACCTTATTAGGGATAAATATTGACACTCATATCGACTGGAAAAAacacatttcaaaaataaaatctaaGCTGTCCACCCTTTTATACGCTTTGAGCATTCTAAAGTCAAACACACATACAGAGTGCGCTCTGTCCGCATACCATTCTTACGCACAAGCCTGGTTACGTTATGGTATCATTCTATGGGGCCATGGCAGTGATGCCCACGATCTCCTTGTAGcccaaaaaaaatgtgtccgcATCCTAACCAATAAAAAACAAACTGACAGCTGCAAAAAACTTTTCACTAACCTTAAAATTTTAACTCTTCCATCTCTCTACATcttcgaaatttcaaactttgtcAGAAAGAACatacatttatttgaattttgtaAAAGTGCACGTCGTAATGATAAGCTCTCTCCCCCGGAACCAATTTTAGATATCTATAAAAACGGCCCATATTTCAGAGCGATACAGATTTATAATAAACTGCCAAACAAtattagaaatataaaaaaccttaaCTCATTCtcatcaaaattaaaaacacttttaaTATCAAAGGCATATTATTCCGTCCAAGAGTATATGGAGGACAAATGTTTATAACTAGATATACTTAAGATACTactaataactattattttcctAACCTATGTGCTCTCTTGAGTATACctaaatattagtaagtattccTACTTACTGAATACAAAAATAGGCTAGGACAAAATAATTCGCTAATATGTAAACACTacttttaagtatttgttttgttttacgaTAACTAGATATAAGACTGCTTTGCAATGCCCTCTCAGGGCGCCATGTCGCTccattttaatgaaatgtaacaaCTCTACGTGTACCATGGTTCGCAATAaagatattctattctattctattctataaatgCGATTAGGTAGTAGTCAATATCGGATGGGACCTTTGGAGTTGATTCTTGTTAGATACGCTTACGCCTTTATTAGATAACTACGCCCCATTATAAATTCGTTCTATTCGCCGTAACCTACGCGGTCCTGTGTCGTGGTAGTCGTGGACTGTCACAGAATAGGCTAAAATGGCTTAGTTTCACGTGGTTTCACTTACCAACAGTAGTAACAGGTGCGCGGAGCGGCACCACGCCGAAGTTGTACTGGAACACGCCGCGACCCACAGGGAACATGGGCGAGATGCCGGTCCATCGCCGTACCGATTCCTGTAagtaccatttttagggttaaAATAAGTACTTTAGGTTACTACTTAAAATTGTTTGTCGTGATACACAAGTAACAGACAGGTTTTTGTGACTACTTGATACTTTATGTCTCAGGAATAACTTCAGGGCAGAAAAGTAGATAGGTAGGCACTGCATAGATTAATGAGAGTGCATGCGCAATTCTGCGCTCAGTATAAAGTGACCAATCTGGATAGTGACAGGAGAGGTAAAGAGTTAACGACACAAGTAGAACTCGGCCCTCGCCTTCCTTACCTGGAACCATCTAAGCCAGCTGTCCTGAGGGTTGTTTAGTGGCCGGAACACATCGGGCTCGCCGAATGAGAAAACTGGCACAAGGGGCGCTCTGCAACAAACGGTatttgattatctttcagatcatattgtatttattatatattcaaccttaaagcagaatagatttacccaggtttgaagttaagcgacacaactATAACATACGAAAAAAATCGAATATTTCCTTGCAGGGAATTTATCCCtgaaaacaatacaatacaatacaatacaaatattctttattgttcaccaatataacaagattacatcacataactttaattaactatggtagacaacaggcggtcttatcgctaaagagcgatctcttccagacaacctttgggtagtggagacaagacacaaaaaacaactgatttgagtaggtgatgcagtgagtgatagaaaacgtcaaataatcttaatactaataaacatacataaataggaattaaaataaacctaaatataccgtacatatataaatactataacaacacagctacgaatgtacatagatcaaaaacaatgcggccaatagcgataaaggaaaatgaaacaggaccatcaataaatattgtattatggaATAGATAAATAATGCTCTTTTACTTACACAACCATTTGGATCTAATTTGATtctttagtaaataaaaatttaaaacaaattgAATTGAGTCCATAGCCTGGACGTTATAGCTAGGTTATAATAGTTATTGATGAGATTAAATTGGTTGTACTATtatttgttattgttattgGAATTGTCAACCAACGCTATCAATTTTCAATAAACAATATACGTATAcatgtaggtacattatatACTGTACATATTAAGATGGCTGagcaaataaacaaagtcagaGTAGGGCAATTAGCGCAAATCTCGggtcaataaaattatattagtgACAAAACATTGCTTAGCGAAACAAAAACAACAGATTGCGCgttttaaataaactacaaaGTTTACTACTTTGCTGATAGTACAGTTAATTCAAAGGTCGTTCATTTAGATATATCAGTATATTTCAGCGAATATGATAAACAGGTCATAACATTAACAACCGATACTATAGGATAAACCAAGAAGCGTCTCACGCTGTCAATGCCTAGTGCCTACAGTAATCCTCTGAAGTCTCTGAAAAATATAAGCTGTTCACAAATTACATAAGCAGCCAGAATATTAATTACTCTTACCCTGACATCATCGCGATACGGATGAATCCTTTCCTCCTGCTCAAGATGACACTGTACTCTCCAGGGTGGGAGTCCAACGCCTCAGCAGCCCCTCCAACGATCAGCGCCACACAGTTGCCTTTATGCTTCTTCTTATCCAGCAGATACAGCAGACTTTCTCGCGACGATGTGCAAGCGCCCAGCGCAAGTATCAAATCCCTGAAGAACGGTACCAGAAAATGTCCACCCAAAGTGATCATATTGCAGCTCATTCCAGGGAATATCTTGTACCAGTCCAAGGCATTTGTAGCGAAAGCCCCGAAGGCGCCGGTGCAGACAACGCCGTGTGGGAAACATGCGAGGAGGTAGTTTCTGGAAGGATCCAATTCGGCTGTCTTAACGAGCTTGAGGGGGAAGTAATCGCGGTAGTAACGCCACCAGGCCCAGTTTCTCACCCATTCAAACCTGAAACAAATATATACCCACGTCAAAGATGTAACTTTATCTGAACAATCGGTCCACCAATTGCCACCCAACCAGACCAAATAACATCAAGTGATCAAGTAATCTTGAAAATACAAGTCATTTGATTTGATATTTACAAACTACTGCTCTTCGATTAAATTCTAATATTTAAAGTCTAGTATTTCTACTAAATTAACCCTCTCCTTGGAAACTTGTCAATTTGGGATTAGGTTAGCAAAAATGGACCTCAAAAACGGAAGTATTCCAGATCGGCACATCTGGCATCAGAAGTGGGATTAACACTTCACTGTAGCCAAGTGTCCAAGATTAACTTCCTCTATACTCACGTGCGTCCCCCTCTAGCCGGCGTATCATTGTCCCTCAGCATCCAAACAGCGTATACAGTAGCCAGCCACCAGTAATCCGAGTAGACCAGCTTGAAGAACAGATAGATGGCGAAGGCTTCCCCGAACAGCACCAGGCTGATCCAGCCGATGGCCCCTAGGGTTTGGAGGCGCCGCGCCATGGGCAGGTCGCGGGGCGCCCATTGCAGGCCTAGGGCGTCTGATAAACTCCTGAAATTAGAGGTAATTATACGTCAATGGATGTGACAGTTTTGAGTAGGTAACTGGGATGGGATAAACTGACCgcatttgtatttttaacccccgacgcaaaaacgacggggtgttataagtttgacgtgtctgtctgtctgtctgtctgtctgtctgtttgtctgtctgtgtgtgtgtctgtctgtggcatcgtagctcagctgctaagccgcggtcctgggttcaaatcccggtaaggacatttatttgtgtgatgagcacagatatttgttcccgagtcatggatgttttctaatataaatatgtatttatctatttaagtatgtaactatgtattatggtcgcttagcacccatagtacaagctttgcttagtttggggctaagttgatctgtgtaaggtgtccccaatatatttatttatttatgtagtcACATCCAGACACTATCCTGACTGCCCGAATTGAAACTGTCGGGAGACTGCTAATTATTATTACGCTAATTTTGGCATTTGACTCACGTGTTTAGCCACTCGCGCGACATATCTCGCAGTGAATAAAAATACGGGAGCTAAATCGTAAAATTAGCATAATGTAAATCCAGTCCAGTCGTTAGCTACCCGACATCgacatacataatatactaTGGATATTCATCCCACGTCGTCCGTGTATTCCAATTTCTAACTATAAATGTATATCATCCAAGAATAAAAAAAGCTTTTGTGGTtaaattaaataggtattaGGTAGTAGGTAGGTGTAGGTACTGGACTTACCCTGGATAAGTCTTGCTTTTTGGACTTCTTgacattttgttatttttatccaACAACGAAAGTGGTAAGAATTATATTTATACACTtcaataaaaatcacaaaatgcCAATTTAACTATTAAATCTAtgtttaaattttgtatttgcttgttacattttgattttttttatattttttttgtgaaaattacATGTTTGATGCAGTCAGGAGTTTTGTCTTAATCGCGTTGGTTTAGCGTCATTAAATGACAGTTTTATGAAGTAAAGAACCCGTAGTAAGTAAATTTACTTCAACAGTAAGTAAAGTTCAAGTCAAAAGCTTTACACAGTTACCTACTTTTCGGAAAGGAATAGatggaaaataattatttttcataaaataaacCATAAATTCTCGACTTCAGGTAGATATATCCTTTATAGTAAAATTTTGTTTCTGGATGAGGAAAGATGAAATTTTAATGTATAGGTATGATGCTACGTACGAATTATCTAagctgaaaataaaaaataatggcgCCAACACTACGTGTAATCATAAATTACGTAAAATTAGCCCCGGCTATCTGCATGCTGTGCTAGGTATAAGTACTTATACAATACATAACggcaaattatttaaaattacagtgagTCTTTTACTGCTAGCAAACATTGGTAACGTAACTTCAACATTTGTTCGAATTAAGCGACAAACTCGGGTGAATGATCCAGTGCGTTTTGGTTGACCTATACTTTAATCTTCTTATAAACTTGAGCAAACTCAGCAAACTAGAAAGTTACAAAAACAAGTTAATACGCACCAGAAACCATCTTTAATGTGTGCCCAAATTTCGCTTAAATccattttttctgttttttgaCACACTTAGGTTTATACAACAACACACTTGAGCCATCAGGCAACAGGATACGTAATGTTTATCAGTCAATAACACTTGTCAGGTTTACATATTACTTCGATATCCTATCGCAAATAGTATCTCTCCGATTACTGTTTAAAATGAAGTTTATCGCCTTAAACATACGAGATATTTTTGCCTAATGACGAAATCAATTATTTTCGGTACAACCTAATCTAGGATTAGACCCAAAGTCCATATTGAATaagtaattacactaattatatttagtaggtacctatcagTAACTAAGGAAAGCTAAGATGTTTAAATGCATTCAATACAGATACATTCAAGGGTAAGGTAAGTGGCAAACAAAGATACGAGCCGCCTGATTTACTTGCTGTGTAAATAGGTATGCCCAGATGCCTTAAATCTAAAAGTTAAGCATCAAGCTTAATACTACTCTAATATCTAAATTTAAGGATTTCTTATTGGAGTGATTGAACCCCTAGCTTGCCACCTGCAGTCATATGTATCTATATCCATGATCATCGTAAGATTTTATACTTCTTAATGTAGGATAGCTATGTTTTGTAGACAAAGTCAAGGACTAAGTCTAAGTGTAAGACTCGACAAATGACGCATAAAACAAATTATAAGAAGACATAAATGCCGTCACCGATAGCGACTGACCTTTCATCTCAGCAATAAACACACGTCTAAGAACAGGAACTAAAATGAAATGACCTATTCACCACCTAGCTATTAATTCACATTGTGCTGGTCATTTTACGTTTAGCAAAGATTTATTGTTTGCAAGAGGTGCAATGACTACGAAAAATAGTAGGTAGGTGCATTAGGGTGAttacgaatgacagaaatgctcgggtaatttcgaaaggagaatcttgatatgatggaaataatggtgatttttatgcgactttcaaaattagacaacattcggaattaccctaatgcactttCTCTCGAACTGAAGGCACTAATACAGACCGACTCACCGCCAATAATGTCGTACAAAAagaaggctgcataaatatctaACACGCTCATATGGCTCTACAAATAAGATAGTGACAGATATTTTTGCGACCTTCTTTTTGTGCGATATTATTGCTGGTAACCGTACTTAGATAGTATTTTTGAGTTCCCGGTAATGACTTATAGCCGTGAgtgcgtttccacattatctgatccgatatctcatacatcacaggcgccatcttggattttttctattgaaatccttccgacatccgatatcggatcggataatgtgaaaacggactaagtaTAGACAGCAGTTTTTAACCTTAAGTTTTCAAATTCGTAGCACGAATTTATCTCTTTACACATCTGGCGCAAGACATTAATCTATGCGTTTTGTCTTGAATTACAAGTTACAACCAATTAAGGATGTGACGTGTAAGACAGAATTAACCCACTTAGATATCAGCCGTTCTTAACTCCTTACCTACAATTCCATAAAGGTAGATAAAATCATGGCTGGTGTTGTAATGCATTACAATATATCTAGGTGATGCCTACTTACTACAATGTCGCGTAAAGTAAATGCAACAGAATATAATTAGAAGATGGCGCTTGTGATaagtttcattttcataaaaaaaagtgtAACATGGGGAAAGTTTTCTCGATTTGTGGTTTTTCTATCtgaattttttggttgtggtctagcttttgatcctggataTGAACAGAATCAATTGACATTTTTTGTCAGGAATGACCTTTATCTCGCACTCGCATTTGAAATCGAGTTAAGATCTTCTAAAGTCGTTTTCGTGGAGCAGCACGGGATCTGCCGGCCTGgctgaaatgacaatcgttgacgctagacgacaatcgaaacgcagtctggctccgattggagagctagctacgatttCGATATTAGCGTAAGagtttgtgcatttggttacGTAGACACCTTGGCAGCACTGATTGACCCACgtatccgcacgaagcgctttgcttcttcttttcttatgcgcactgccaaggagtggaattccttgccggcggctatatttccgagctcatataacccggcaggcggcaaccttcaaatcaagagtgaacaggcatcttctgggcgagctcactccatcgtaggccacgtctttgcctttggctagtctgtggccaagagtacgcccatttataatttaaaaaaaagattgacccaaaaacaatagttatttgttatacaagggtgcaaagttgtattttaacgccgagtgtggaattgaaaaacgagcaagtgaaaggattctatagttgaaccacgagcgaagcgagtggttcgagaatagaatcctgaacttggcgagtttttcaacacacgagaagtaaaatacatttgcacccgtgtgtaacacaaaacttttcccttcactatagcgaggaaattacaacgcaaaaaacgcgtttatcactgcttccagtagttccacaggtggtaaaacatctttatcactagattaatccacttttatcaattttaaagcagaacattaggctatattcaaggtcaaattattttatccactagtggataaaatgcgatttacccgctggtattaaaggacaaaacgcgtgtttccgagctagtgaggggaaaaatacattgtaTACGAGa is part of the Leguminivora glycinivorella isolate SPB_JAAS2020 chromosome 3, LegGlyc_1.1, whole genome shotgun sequence genome and harbors:
- the LOC125224815 gene encoding 2-acylglycerol O-acyltransferase 2-A-like isoform X4; translation: MARRLQTLGAIGWISLVLFGEAFAIYLFFKLVYSDYWWLATVYAVWMLRDNDTPARGGRTFEWVRNWAWWRYYRDYFPLKLVKTAELDPSRNYLLACFPHGVVCTGAFGAFATNALDWYKIFPGMSCNMITLGGHFLVPFFRDLILALGACTSSRESLLYLLDKKKHKGNCVALIVGGAAEALDSHPGEYSVILSRRKGFIRIAMMSGAPLVPVFSFGEPDVFRPLNNPQDSWLRWFQESVRRWTGISPMFPVGRGVFQYNFGVVPLRAPVTTVVGTPMEVQKNPDPTDEEVDAVHAEFTQRLVALFDAEKHKYLKNAENTHLIIT
- the LOC125224815 gene encoding 2-acylglycerol O-acyltransferase 2-A-like isoform X2; the protein is MSRSPKSKTYPGSLSDALGLQWAPRDLPMARRLQTLGAIGWISLVLFGEAFAIYLFFKLVYSDYWWLATVYAVWMLRDNDTPARGGRTFEWVRNWAWWRYYRDYFPLKLVKTAELDPSRNYLLACFPHGVVCTGAFGAFATNALDWYKIFPGMSCNMITLGGHFLVPFFRDLILALGACTSSRESLLYLLDKKKHKGNCVALIVGGAAEALDSHPGEYSVILSRRKGFIRIAMMSGAPLVPVFSFGEPDVFRPLNNPQDSWLRWFQESVRRWTGISPMFPVGRGVFQYNFGVVPLRAPVTTVVGTPMEVQKNPDPTDEEVDAVHAEFTQRLVALFDAEKHKYLKNAENTHLIIT
- the LOC125224815 gene encoding 2-acylglycerol O-acyltransferase 2-A-like isoform X3; the encoded protein is MELITTPIKSLSDALGLQWAPRDLPMARRLQTLGAIGWISLVLFGEAFAIYLFFKLVYSDYWWLATVYAVWMLRDNDTPARGGRTFEWVRNWAWWRYYRDYFPLKLVKTAELDPSRNYLLACFPHGVVCTGAFGAFATNALDWYKIFPGMSCNMITLGGHFLVPFFRDLILALGACTSSRESLLYLLDKKKHKGNCVALIVGGAAEALDSHPGEYSVILSRRKGFIRIAMMSGAPLVPVFSFGEPDVFRPLNNPQDSWLRWFQESVRRWTGISPMFPVGRGVFQYNFGVVPLRAPVTTVVGTPMEVQKNPDPTDEEVDAVHAEFTQRLVALFDAEKHKYLKNAENTHLIIT
- the LOC125224815 gene encoding 2-acylglycerol O-acyltransferase 2-A-like isoform X1, with translation MDLSEIWAHIKDGFWSLSDALGLQWAPRDLPMARRLQTLGAIGWISLVLFGEAFAIYLFFKLVYSDYWWLATVYAVWMLRDNDTPARGGRTFEWVRNWAWWRYYRDYFPLKLVKTAELDPSRNYLLACFPHGVVCTGAFGAFATNALDWYKIFPGMSCNMITLGGHFLVPFFRDLILALGACTSSRESLLYLLDKKKHKGNCVALIVGGAAEALDSHPGEYSVILSRRKGFIRIAMMSGAPLVPVFSFGEPDVFRPLNNPQDSWLRWFQESVRRWTGISPMFPVGRGVFQYNFGVVPLRAPVTTVVGTPMEVQKNPDPTDEEVDAVHAEFTQRLVALFDAEKHKYLKNAENTHLIIT